A single Anopheles maculipalpis chromosome 3RL, idAnoMacuDA_375_x, whole genome shotgun sequence DNA region contains:
- the LOC126560719 gene encoding uncharacterized protein LOC126560719 → MYREYAAQPKSTDEKPIPSEKEAGKSNLNLTADELKEEGNRCVKAGNFTEAILHYTHAIKLSPADPILYSNRSLAFCKMQQYYYANEDADRAIALNPAWAKGYFRKAEVSMGVGQYDTALLSYGKALQLQPQDMGIIQAARKAATLSNAEREKEKRSPFIGSAIGCAVGLCIVLADMLLTENPSIKYTSLMVFIIMVITSMGFGIAKLVWYYTKLQRKGLLDPPVDLLEDFQKHKEAEDASPPGGEPRHERNRYTKAQARQRLKKAKT, encoded by the exons ATGTATCGTGAGtatgcg GCACAGCCCAAAAGCACCGACGAAAAACCGATACCATCGGAAAAGGAGGCAGGCAAAAGCAACCTTAACCTAACGGCGGACGAGCTGAAAGAGGAGGGTAATCGGTGTGTGAAAGCCGGCAACTTTACCGAGGCGATCCTGCACTACACCCATGCAATCAAGCTTAGCCCAGCGGATCCCATACTGTACAGCAATCGATCGCTAGCGTTCTGTAAGATGCAGCAGTATTATTACGCAAATGAAGACGCCGATAGGGCGATCGCGTTGAATCCTGCCTGGGCGAAAGGTTACTTCCGGAAGGCTGAAGTGAGCATGGGTGTGGGTCAGTACGATACGGCTCTACTATCGTACGGCAAAGCGCTGCAACTTCAGCCACAGGATATGGGCATCATTCAAGCCGCCCGGAAAGCTGCCACGCTTAGTAATGCAGAACGTGAAAAGGAGAAGCGTTCTCCTTTTATTGGTAGCGCCATTGGTTGTGCTGTTGGGTTGTGTATCGTTCTGGCCGATATGCTACTAACGGAAAATCCATCCATAAAG TACACTTCATTGATGGTGTTTATCATAATGGTGATCACTAGCATGGGCTTCGGAATAGCTAAATTAGTGTGGTACTACACAAAACTGCAAAGGAAAGGTTTGCTTGACCCGCCCGTCGATTTGCTAGAAG ACTTTCAAAAGCATAAAGAAGCAGAGGATGCATCGCCGCCGGGAGGAGAGCCTCGTCATGAACGGAATCGTTACACAAAAGCACAAGCGAGACAGCGCTTGAAAAAGGCGAAAACATaa
- the LOC126562846 gene encoding replication stress response regulator SDE2-like has protein sequence MITVIHDSEVLQVSAGSEISCNIPLAIEHWTGLQPSEYYCTQNGLRITSLACNDVRPDVPVRILERMAGGKGGFGSMLRAIGAQIEKTTNREACRDLSGRRLRDINEEKRLKAYLQKQQEADDGKDRIKTKRKISKLLSKPKHEFADSEYEHARSELIVAADEAIQEGMSKAIALEMGKSPELETVSTTATTTNSKISTTSVTRKRKHSDAKSAVRTKKSASNLWLSPDDLSSSSDTDDDDSLLELPVRTQIVS, from the coding sequence ATGATTACCGTTATACATGACAGTGAGGTGTTGCAAGTATCAGCTGGTAGTGAAATCTCGTGCAATATTCCTCTAGCAATCGAACACTGGACGGGTCTTCAACCATCGGAGTACTATTGCACACAGAATGGACTACGCATCACGTCCCTTGCCTGTAACGATGTCCGTCCGGATGTACCCGTTCGGATCCTGGAACGGATGGCGGGAGGCAAGGGTGGTTTCGGTTCGATGCTGCGAGCCATCGGTGCACAGATTGAAAAAACCACCAACCGGGAAGCGTGCCGGGATCTGAGCGGACGTCGATTGCGGGACATTAACGAGGAAAAGAGATTGAAAGCATACTTACAAAAGCAGCAGGAAGCAGACGACGGAAAAGACCGGATAAAGACGAAGCGCAAGATATCGAAGCTGCTGTCCAAGCCGAAACACGAATTTGCGGACAGTGAGTACGAGCACGCTCGAAGTGAACTGATCGTGGCGGCAGATGAAGCAATACAGGAGGGTATGAGCAAAGCGATTGCGCTCGAGATGGGAAAGAGTCCCGAATTGGAAACTGTATCCACGACGGCCACGACTACAAACAGTAAAATCTCAACGACTTCAGTCACTCGGAAACGGAAGCATTCCGATGCAAAGAGCGCAGTGCGAACGAAGAAAAGTGCATCAAATCTGTGGCTGAGTCCGGATGATCTCAGCTCTTCCAGCGAtacggatgatgatgacagcCTGTTGGAGTTGCCTGTGCGGACACAGATTGTATCATAG
- the LOC126563555 gene encoding coatomer subunit beta' yields the protein MPLRLDIKRRLTSRSDRVKSVDLHPTEPWMLCALYNGHVHVMNYENQQLVKDFEVCDLPVRCARFVARKNWILTGSDDMQVRVFNYNTLEKVHSFEAHTDYVRCIAVHPTQPLILTCSDDMLVKLWNWEKMWAVQRVFEGHTHYVMQVVFNPKDNNTFASASLDRTVKVWQLGSNVPNFTLEGHEKGVNCVDYYHGGDKPYLISGADDRLVKIWDYQNKTCVQTLEGHAQNVSAVYFHPELPILLTGSEDGTIRIWHSGTYRLETSLNYGFERVWTIACMRGTNNVALGYDEGSIIIKVGREEPAMSMDVNGGKIVWARHSEMQQVNLKALPEGTEIKDGERLPVAVKDMGACEIYPQTIAHNPNGRFVVVCGDGEYIIYTSMALRNKAFGSAQEFVWASENSEYAVRESSGTVKLFRNFKERKSFTPDYGAEGIFGGQLLGVKTSSGLTFYDWENLELIRRIEVQPRHVFWNEAGTLVCLATEDSYFILKVDIAMIQNALATKQQLSEDGIEEAFDVLGEVNELVRTGLWVGDCFIYTNSVNRINYYVGGEIVTVSHLDRTMYLLGYVPKDNRLYLGDKELNVTSFALLLSVLEYQTAVMRRDFETADRVLPTIPKEHRTRVAHFLEMQGFRQQALQVSIDPEHRFELALKIGDLDTALLLARESDSPQKWSQLASIATSKNKFDLVKECLTNANDYGGLLLLATSTGDSDMLRNLGENGVTQGKFNISFLSMFLLGDLEKCLEILIQTNRIPEAAFFARTYLPSKISHVLDIWRTELAKINEKAGQSLADPEQYENLFPGFYDSVKTQQFLLPERSTLLPANVATKVPLNIDRTPIDEMKLAENEGKFDYNPSANSEAIVSLPNGNVDDSAASVSKHPEPPTAVNSNTDSSSTQLPPVGVSPTINTGTTGLGSVAAAQVKRKSSLEDFESEIEALMDDNIDTSDVNIDDVELSDD from the exons ATG CCGCTAAGGTTGGACATCAAAAGAAGGCTTACGTCGCGGTCGGACCGAGTGAAATCGGTTGATCTCCACCCGACGGAACCATGGATGCTGTGCGCTCTGTACAATGGCCATGTACACGTGATGAATTACGAAAACCAGCAGCTGGTAAAAGATTTCGAGGTGTGCGATCTGCCGGTACGCTGCGCCCGATTTGTGGCACGCAAGAACTGGATCCTCACAGGCTCGGACGACATGCAGGTACGCGTGTTCAATTACAACACACTCGAAAAAGTACACTCTTTCGAAGCGCATACCGATTACGTCCGGTGCATCGCAGTACACCCAACGCAACCGCTTATTCTCACGTGCAGTG ATGACATGCTGGTAAAGCTGTGGAACTGGGAAAAGATGTGGGCAGTGCAGCGCGTCTTCgagggacacacacactacgTGATGCAGGTCGTGTTCAATCCGAAAGACAACAACACATTCGCCAGTGCATCCCTCGACCGTACAGTGAAAGTGTGGCAGCTGGGATCGAACGTGCCAAATTTCACGCTCGAAGGCCACGAGAAGGGTGTGAACTGTGTGGATTACTATCATGGCGGCGATAAACCGTACCTCATTTCGGGGGCCGACGATCGGCTGGTCAAAATCTGGGACTATCAGAACAAAACGTGCGTCCAAACGCTGGAGGGCCACGCGCAGAACGTTTCGGCAGTTTACTTCCATCCGGAGCTCCCGATTTTGCTGACCGGCTCCGAAGATGGTACAATCAGAATTTGGCATTCGGGCACTTACCGGCTGGAGACATCGTTAAATTATGGCTTTGAACGGGTGTGGACAATTGCCTGCATGCGTGGCACAAACAACGTGGCGTTGGG CTACGACGAGGGCTCCATCATCATTAAGGTTGGTCGCGAGGAACCAGCCATGTCGATGGATGTGAATGGAGGAAAAATCGTGTGGGCCAGACACTCCGAAATGCAGCAAGTGAATCTTAAGGCGCTCCCCGAAG GAACGGAAATCAAAGACGGGGAACGCCTACCGGTGGCGGTTAAAGACATGGGTGCATGCGAAATCTATCCACAAACAATTGCCCACAACCCGAACGGAAG GTTCGTAGTGGTGTGTGGCGACGGAGAGTACATCATCTACACATCGATGGCCCTCCGCAACAAAGCGTTCGGCTCCGCGCAAGAATTTGTGTGGGCATCGGAGAACAGCGAATATGCGGTGCGTGAATCGAGCGGCACGGTGAAGCTGTTCCGTAATTTTAAGGAACGCAAAAGCTTCACCCCGGACTACGGTGCAGAAG GTATCTTTGGTGGACAGTTACTTGGAGTGAAAACGTCGTCCGGCTTAACATTCTACGACTGGGAAAATTTGGAGCTGATCAGACGAATCGAAGTGCAGCCGAG ACATGTGTTCTGGAACGAAGCGGGCACTTTGGTGTGTCTAGCCACGGAAGATTCATACTTCATTCTGAAGGTGGACATCGCAATGATACAAAATGCGCTGGCCACGAAGCAACAGCTGAGTGAGGATGGAATCGAAGAAGCGTTCGAT GTTTTGGGCGAAGTGAACGAACTGGTGCGCACCGGTCTGTGGGTTGGCGATTGTTTCATCTACACCAATTCTGTCAACCGTATCAACTATTACGTTGGCGGCGAGATCGTTACCGTTTCGCATCTCGATCGAACCATGTATCTGCTTGGTTACGTGCCGAAAGACAACAG ACTCTACCTGGGCGACAAGGAGTTGAACGTGACCAGCTTTGCGCTGCTATTGTCCGTGCTCGAATACCAGACAGCCGTCATGCGACGCGACTTTGAAACGGCCGATCGTGTGTTGCCAACCATTCCGAAGGAACATCGCACCCGGGTAGCTCACTTCTTGGAGATGCAAGGATTCCGCCAACAGGCTTTACAGGTTTCGATCGATCCAGAGCATCGTTTTGAGCTCGCCCTAAAGATAGGCGATCTGGATACAGCGCTTCTGCTGGCCCGTGAATCCGACAGCCCTCAAAAGTGGAGCCAGCTCGCAAGCATTGCTACCAGCAAGAACAAGTTCGATCTCGTAAAGGAGTGTCTGACGAATGCAAACGATTACGGTGGACTCTTGCTGCTGGCAACCAGTACGG GCGATTCGGACATGTTGCGAAATCTGGGCGAGAATGGTGTCACGCAGGGAAAATTCAACATTTCCTTCCTGTCCATGTTTTTGCTAGGCGATTTAGAAAAATGTCTAGAAATCTTGATTCAAACCAACCGGATACCGGAAGCTGCATTCTTTGCTCG GACGTACTTACCAAGCAAAATTTCACACGTGCTCGACATTTGGCGTACGGAGTTGGCcaaaatcaatgaaaaggCCGGACAAAGCTTAGCCGATCCGGAACAGTACGAAAATCTGTTCCCAGGATTCTATGATTCGGtgaaaacacaacaatttcTGCTACCGGAACGAAGCACACTTCTACCCGCCAATGTCGCTACCAAA GTACCACTCAACATTGACCGCACGCCTATTGATGAGATGAAATTGGCggaaaatgaaggaaagtTCGATTACAATCCAAGTGCAAACAGTGAAGCTATTGTATCATTACCGAATGGAAACGTTGATGATAGC GCCGCATCAGTTTCAAAACATCCCGAGCCACCAACCGCTGTAAACAGCAACACGGACAGCAGTTCAACGCAACTTCCGCCAGTAGGTGTATCGCCGACGATAAACACCGGTACGACTGGACTCGGCAGTGTGGCTGCCGCGCAGGTAAAACGGAAAAGTTCTCTCGAGGATTTCGAGTCCGAGATAGAAGCGCTGATGGATGATAATATTGACACTTCG GATGTAAATATAGACGATGTGGAGTTGAGCGATGATTGA